The Odocoileus virginianus isolate 20LAN1187 ecotype Illinois chromosome 27, Ovbor_1.2, whole genome shotgun sequence genome has a window encoding:
- the LOC110139408 gene encoding lymphocyte antigen 6G6e-like isoform X1, protein MISTPFSFSASVCFSLHFTAPLSPLCVSSLSVQPIPESRLGPSPVLFASAPYRIATYSTGLTTSSAQRQLHCYTCNFAKPCYPVPTKCQDGEVCGISIGTSEQSEVIERKGCLPRAQCSLQGLTTYWSRSYTLRHHCCEQDLCNSATMLRQLPSLLFITLLVLVASFTWGGHQPPIQDSSTVTAALATPAQRSLEICPRA, encoded by the exons ATGATCtccactcccttctctttttctgcttcGGTCTGCTTCTCCCTCCACTTCACCGCTCCTCTTTCCCCACTTTGTGTATCATCTCTGTCTGTGCAGCCCATTCCCGAATCCAGGCTGGGCCCCTCACCTGTCTTGTTTGCCTCTGCTCCCTACCGGATCGCCACGTACTCCACAGGTCTCACCACCTCCTCGGCCCAAAGACAGCTCCACTGTTACACCTGCAACTTTGCCAAACCCTGCTACCCGGTTCCCACCAAGTGTCAGGATGGTGAAGTTTGTGGCATCAGTATTGGTACCTCAG AACAGAGCGAGGTCATCGAGCGAAAGGGCTGCCTCCCAAGGGCCCAGTGCTCCCTGCAGGGCCTCACCACCTACTGGTCCCGCTCCTACACTCTCCGACATCACTGCTGCGAGCAGGACCTGTGCAACTCGGCTACCATGCTGCGTCAGCTCCCCAGCCTCCTCTTCATCACCCTGCTCGTCCTGGTGGCCAGCTTCACTTGGGGAGGCCACCAGCCTCCAATTCAAGACTCTTCCACTGTCACTGCGGCCCTGGCAACACCTGCACAGAGATCTTTGGAGATCTGCCCAAGAGCCTGA
- the LOC110139408 gene encoding lymphocyte antigen 6G6e-like isoform X2 produces MGTSSIFLCILFLGGTLGLTTSSAQRQLHCYTCNFAKPCYPVPTKCQDGEVCGISIGTSEQSEVIERKGCLPRAQCSLQGLTTYWSRSYTLRHHCCEQDLCNSATMLRQLPSLLFITLLVLVASFTWGGHQPPIQDSSTVTAALATPAQRSLEICPRA; encoded by the exons ATGGGTACCTCCAGCATCTTCCTCTGCATCCTGTTCCTTGGTGGGACACTGG GTCTCACCACCTCCTCGGCCCAAAGACAGCTCCACTGTTACACCTGCAACTTTGCCAAACCCTGCTACCCGGTTCCCACCAAGTGTCAGGATGGTGAAGTTTGTGGCATCAGTATTGGTACCTCAG AACAGAGCGAGGTCATCGAGCGAAAGGGCTGCCTCCCAAGGGCCCAGTGCTCCCTGCAGGGCCTCACCACCTACTGGTCCCGCTCCTACACTCTCCGACATCACTGCTGCGAGCAGGACCTGTGCAACTCGGCTACCATGCTGCGTCAGCTCCCCAGCCTCCTCTTCATCACCCTGCTCGTCCTGGTGGCCAGCTTCACTTGGGGAGGCCACCAGCCTCCAATTCAAGACTCTTCCACTGTCACTGCGGCCCTGGCAACACCTGCACAGAGATCTTTGGAGATCTGCCCAAGAGCCTGA
- the LY6G6F gene encoding lymphocyte antigen 6 complex locus protein G6f, translated as MAVLFLLLLFLCGLPQAEADSIQAIYVVLGEALELPCPSPPALHGDEFLSWFRSPAAGSSTALVAHVQVARPSPDPGKPGRESRLKLLGNYSLWLEGSKTGDAGRYWCAVLGVRYSYQNWRVYDVSVLRGSQFSARAADGSSCSVLLCSVIPARSLESVTWQEGKGPAKGDVQSFWGDGATLLLVCPKEGLPEPRARKPGIIRCLAPQNKGISFSLAASTDVSTAFCVPSTDWDVAWILTLLLTVGQGFTIVVLGIMLWRQRAQGAQHRNASFPQFKPEIQVYENIYLAHLSPPTSKTR; from the exons ATGGCTGTCTTATTCCTCCTCCTTCTGTTcctctgtgggcttccccaggCTGAAGCAG ACAGCATCCAGGCCATCTATGTGGTCTTGGGGGAGGCACTGGAGCTGCCATGTCCATCACCACCCGCCCTGCATGGGGACGAATTCCTGTCCTGGTTTCGCAGCCCGGCAGCAGGCTCCTCCACTGCTTTAGTGGCCCACGTCCAAGTGGCCAGGCCCTCCCCAGACCCTGGGAAGCCCGGAAGGGAATCCAGGCTCAAACTGCTGGGAAACTACTCTTTGTGGCTGGAAGGGTCCAAGACAGGAGACGCTGGGCGGTACTGGTGCGCCGTGCTGGGTGTGCGCTACAGCTACCAGAACTGGAGGGTGTATGACGTCTCCGTGCTCAGAG gaTCCCAGTTCTCTGCGAGGGCTGCAGATGGATCTTCCTGTTCTGTCCTCCTGTGCTCTGTGATCCCTGCCAGGAGCCTGGAGTCTGTGAcctggcaggaggggaagggtcCTGCGAAGGGGGATGTGCAGTCCTTCTGGGGTGATGGGGCTACCCTGCTCTTGGTGTGTCCTAAAGAGGGGCTTCCTGAGCCCAGGGCACGTAAACCAGGAATCATCCGCTGCCTCGCGCCTCAGAACAAAGGGATCAGCTTTAGCCTGGCAG CCTCCACGGATGTCTCCACTGCCTTCTGTGTCCCTTCCACAGACTGGGATGTGGCCTGGATCCTGACGCTGTTGCTCACAGTGGGCCAGGGGTTCACAATCGTGGTCCTCGGCATCATGCTCTGGAGGCAGAGGGCCCAGGGGGCTCAACACAGAA ATGCTTCGTTTCCTCAGTTCAAACCCGAGATCCAGGTCTATGAGAACATCTATTTGGCCCATCTCAG CCCACCTACCTCTAAAACAAGGTGA
- the LY6G6D gene encoding lymphocyte antigen 6 complex locus protein G6d has product MNSLFAGILLSTLLGAALGNRMRCYDCGGGPSGSCKETVTTCGEGERCGFLERKPQPDLAQTKLSGNPSVTLIHHHPACVAAHHCNRVETEVVGDVTYTTHRDCCIGDLCNGAVASTAAPMSIVAAAVTTLAWLLPGLWRG; this is encoded by the exons ATGAACTCCCTATTTGCTGGGATCCTGCTCAGCACCCtgctgggggctgccctgg GAAACCGCATGCGGTGCTATGACTGCGGTGGAGGCCCCAGTGGCTCCTGCAAAGAGACGGTGACCACTTGCGGAGAGGGTGAACGCTGCGGCTTCCTGGAGCGCAAACCCCAACCAGACCTGGCACAAACCAAACTGTCTGGAAACC cctcagtgacCTTGATTCATCACCATCCAGCCTGCGTGGCAGCCCATCATTGCAATCGAGTGGAGACAGAAGTGGTGGGAGACGTGACTTATACAACCCACAGGGACTGCTGCATCGGTGACCTGTGCAACGGTGCTGTGGCGAGCACTGCAGCCCCCATGAGCATCGTGGCTGCAGCAGTCACCACGCTGGCCTGGCTCTTGCCAGGACTCTGGAGAGGGTAA